One window from the genome of Methanobrevibacter olleyae encodes:
- a CDS encoding DEAD/DEAH box helicase codes for MTNKDEMENIDKFKNDIFFRRKIEHVETIPAKEAIYKKVDNLEKKILNYLEDKGIKLYKHQELAIKKSREDKNIIITTPTASGKTLSFNLPVLEELIKDNDACALYIYPAKALSYDQLKVLRRFDEELELDLNVNPYDGDTPKAKRYKIRQESRVILTNPYQIHYILQWHHQWKRFYSNLKYIVIDEAHYYKGIFGSNVAFLIRRLKRIANFYGSNPKFILSSATLANPLELAEKLTGEEFELIDKDSSPSGEKDFILYNPYKKLAANSDDANLSIHQETERIFLYLLLKDIQTLCFTSSRKIAELIALWAKRDMEHTKKKYADRISAYRAGYLAEDRREIEDGLKSRKYLGVTSTNALELGIDVGSLDAVIISGFPGSMISTWQQGGRSGRSNQKSLVILVAFENQLDQYFMKNPEFFFDKPHENVVIDLKNEKLLNNHIICAANELPLSQEELKDVFDVDEDFLEEIIQNRDLKKNSSGIYIYPYDDNPAFEFSLDKISNEIFSVMNGNQLIEKIERSQMYREAHEGAILINKGQTYIVTDVNFKTHYINVIKRDVNAHTIALKRTQTKIIKKIKKVKIGDFTVHYGELEVEEDYYKYKRMEFSKTIGSYVLDLAPLKFKTKGLWFTIPDGLKEALEDKYENENEVFLGGLHGVEHALIGLFPLHVMCDRFDIGGLSTNYHEDTQEASIFIYDAYEGGIGICEKAIEVFSKLTNSTRNLLKRCECENGCPSCIYSPKCGNDNKPLHKKATEFILDYIWEEMNKLSPEELSALENQAIRDDISYNETYYNQNSLISENNTQDKPIKSNTSSITRYDEENNEVNNPLDEEYNDALEEYNKANYTIAKEILTNIIIKEDSADAYYLIGKILNKQEDKTGALSFVKKAISIDSEHEAANEFYLELKSY; via the coding sequence ATGACAAATAAAGATGAAATGGAAAATATTGATAAGTTTAAAAATGATATATTCTTTAGACGAAAAATCGAACATGTAGAAACAATTCCTGCAAAAGAAGCTATTTATAAAAAAGTAGATAATTTAGAGAAAAAAATATTGAATTACCTTGAAGATAAAGGAATTAAATTATACAAACACCAAGAACTAGCTATTAAAAAATCTAGAGAAGATAAAAATATCATTATTACAACACCAACAGCAAGTGGAAAAACTTTATCTTTTAATTTGCCTGTTTTAGAAGAACTTATTAAAGATAATGATGCATGTGCATTATATATTTACCCTGCAAAGGCATTATCTTATGATCAATTAAAAGTCTTAAGAAGATTTGATGAAGAATTAGAGCTTGACTTAAATGTTAACCCTTATGACGGAGACACACCAAAAGCAAAAAGATATAAAATACGTCAGGAATCAAGGGTAATTCTCACAAATCCCTATCAAATCCACTATATTTTACAATGGCATCATCAGTGGAAACGTTTCTATTCTAATTTAAAGTATATAGTTATAGATGAAGCACACTACTATAAAGGTATCTTTGGTTCTAACGTTGCTTTTTTAATTAGAAGACTTAAAAGAATAGCTAATTTTTATGGATCTAATCCAAAATTTATTCTATCCTCTGCAACACTTGCAAACCCATTAGAACTTGCAGAGAAGTTAACTGGTGAGGAATTTGAACTAATCGATAAGGACAGTTCTCCCAGTGGTGAGAAGGATTTTATTTTATATAACCCTTATAAAAAATTAGCAGCTAATTCAGATGATGCAAATTTATCTATACATCAAGAAACTGAAAGAATATTTTTATACCTATTATTAAAAGATATACAGACTTTATGTTTCACATCATCAAGAAAGATAGCTGAATTAATAGCTTTATGGGCAAAAAGAGATATGGAACATACTAAAAAGAAATATGCTGATAGAATTTCTGCATATAGGGCAGGATACTTAGCAGAAGATAGAAGAGAAATTGAAGATGGCCTTAAATCAAGAAAATATTTAGGGGTTACTTCAACAAATGCTCTTGAATTAGGTATTGATGTAGGTAGTTTAGATGCAGTAATTATTTCAGGTTTTCCAGGGTCTATGATTTCAACTTGGCAACAGGGAGGAAGGTCTGGTAGGTCAAATCAAAAATCTCTCGTAATTCTAGTTGCCTTTGAAAATCAACTAGATCAGTACTTCATGAAAAATCCGGAATTTTTCTTTGATAAACCTCATGAAAATGTTGTAATTGACTTAAAAAATGAAAAATTATTAAATAATCATATTATATGTGCAGCTAATGAATTGCCTCTTAGCCAAGAAGAACTTAAAGATGTATTTGATGTAGATGAAGATTTTCTAGAAGAGATAATTCAAAATAGAGATTTAAAGAAGAATAGTTCTGGAATTTATATTTATCCATATGATGATAATCCTGCATTTGAATTTTCCTTAGACAAAATTTCAAATGAAATATTCAGTGTAATGAATGGAAATCAGTTAATAGAAAAAATAGAAAGGTCTCAAATGTATAGGGAAGCTCATGAAGGAGCTATTTTAATAAATAAAGGTCAAACTTATATTGTAACTGATGTGAACTTTAAAACACATTATATCAATGTTATAAAAAGAGATGTAAATGCACATACAATTGCACTTAAAAGAACTCAAACAAAGATTATTAAAAAAATTAAAAAAGTTAAAATAGGAGACTTTACAGTTCATTATGGTGAGTTGGAAGTAGAGGAAGATTATTATAAATATAAAAGAATGGAATTTTCTAAAACAATTGGAAGCTATGTTCTTGATTTAGCTCCATTAAAATTTAAAACTAAAGGATTGTGGTTTACTATTCCAGATGGCCTTAAAGAAGCTTTAGAAGATAAATATGAAAATGAAAATGAAGTATTTCTAGGAGGCCTTCATGGAGTAGAACATGCTTTAATTGGACTATTCCCACTTCATGTTATGTGTGATAGATTCGATATAGGGGGACTTTCAACTAATTATCATGAAGACACACAAGAAGCATCTATTTTTATTTATGATGCTTATGAAGGTGGAATTGGCATCTGTGAAAAAGCGATAGAAGTATTTAGCAAATTAACAAATTCTACAAGGAATTTGCTTAAAAGATGTGAATGTGAAAACGGTTGTCCTTCCTGCATCTACTCTCCAAAATGTGGAAATGATAATAAGCCATTACATAAAAAAGCTACTGAGTTTATTTTAGATTATATCTGGGAGGAAATGAATAAGTTATCTCCAGAGGAATTGTCTGCCTTAGAAAATCAAGCTATTAGAGATGATATTTCATATAATGAAACTTATTATAATCAGAACAGTCTTATCAGTGAAAATAATACTCAGGATAAGCCCATTAAGTCAAATACAAGTTCAATTACAAGATATGATGAAGAAAATAACGAAGTTAATAATCCGTTAGATGAGGAATATAATGATGCATTAGAAGAATATAATAAAGCAAATTATACTATTGCTAAGGAGATTCTAACTAATATCATCATTAAAGAAGATAGTGCAGATGCATATTATCTCATTGGAAAAATACTCAATAAGCAAGAAGATAAAACAGGAGCCTTATCTTTTGTTAAAAAAGCTATTTCAATAGATTCAGAACATGAAGCAGCTAATGAATTTTATTTAGAATTAAAAAGTTATTAA
- a CDS encoding ribonuclease H-like domain-containing protein yields MSLGRKEHEAYLEYVLSKSLSSANPSKETYQRAQKDSPTYFDNLKLGLMNKYKDWDLLDIEGSTLIENVYGETLKISRREKIDFSLENKRKSIKNELVSNLKLVPGIGIQTELNLKRNGYDTLYDLLDYDIYSKNAEILIDKIEKNCFIKEFNLLKELNKYPNSKNSTLKALNSLNPFNLKFMDIETLGLSSAPIILLGIAEIKGKYIESNQYLLRTKEEEPALIEAYLSHIDEASVHVTYNGASFDIPFIKNRARLYRMNCNLDQTHFDLIYPARNLWKDVLPNCKLTTIEEYLFNIKRIDDVPGAYIPGYYESYLSTKNIGPLIPIIEHNRMDIVSLADFLMKIYEESFK; encoded by the coding sequence ATGTCATTAGGTAGAAAAGAACATGAAGCATATCTGGAATATGTTTTATCAAAATCACTATCTTCAGCTAATCCATCTAAAGAAACTTATCAAAGAGCTCAAAAAGATTCTCCTACATATTTTGATAATTTAAAACTTGGATTAATGAATAAATATAAAGATTGGGATTTATTAGATATAGAAGGCAGTACATTAATCGAAAATGTCTATGGAGAAACTTTAAAAATTTCAAGGCGAGAAAAAATAGATTTTTCTTTAGAAAATAAGAGAAAATCTATTAAAAATGAATTAGTTTCTAATTTAAAATTAGTTCCAGGTATAGGTATACAAACTGAATTAAATCTTAAAAGAAATGGATATGATACTCTTTATGATTTATTAGATTATGATATCTACTCTAAAAATGCCGAGATATTAATTGATAAGATAGAAAAGAACTGTTTTATTAAGGAATTTAATTTATTAAAAGAATTAAATAAATATCCTAATTCTAAAAATAGCACTTTAAAGGCTTTAAATTCACTTAATCCATTTAATCTTAAATTTATGGATATTGAAACCCTTGGATTGTCAAGTGCACCTATAATTTTACTGGGAATTGCTGAGATAAAAGGTAAATACATAGAATCCAATCAATATCTGCTAAGAACAAAAGAAGAAGAACCTGCACTTATTGAAGCTTACTTGTCACATATTGATGAAGCTAGTGTTCATGTTACATATAACGGTGCAAGTTTTGATATTCCATTTATTAAAAATAGAGCTAGATTATATAGGATGAACTGTAATCTAGATCAAACTCATTTTGATTTAATCTATCCTGCAAGGAATTTATGGAAGGATGTTTTACCTAATTGTAAATTAACTACTATTGAAGAGTATTTATTTAATATAAAACGTATTGATGATGTTCCTGGAGCCTATATTCCAGGTTACTATGAAAGCTATTTATCTACTAAGAATATTGGTCCTTTAATTCCTATTATTGAGCATAATCGTATGGATATCGTTTCTCTTGCTGATTTTTTAATGAAAATATATGAAGAATCTTTTAAATAA
- a CDS encoding nuclease, whose protein sequence is MFEEEQDNKIYNLIITRGIDQENEYGQFSEKLYSKPDFLWTESMARDYAPFGETFFKNVDLIVILSGLYNYNKEPIDILIKKAEEYDIPILLVRPYGMEIVPEELESKAKSVVGWNANCIVDDIRSIVNGDYDEICDDF, encoded by the coding sequence ATGTTTGAAGAAGAACAGGACAATAAAATTTATAACCTTATTATAACACGTGGAATCGATCAAGAAAACGAGTATGGACAATTTAGTGAAAAATTATATTCAAAACCTGATTTTTTATGGACTGAATCAATGGCAAGGGATTATGCTCCATTTGGAGAAACCTTCTTTAAAAATGTGGATCTTATTGTTATATTATCTGGTCTTTATAATTATAATAAAGAACCAATTGATATTTTAATTAAAAAAGCAGAAGAATATGACATTCCTATACTTTTAGTAAGACCTTATGGTATGGAAATTGTTCCAGAAGAATTAGAATCTAAAGCTAAATCAGTTGTAGGATGGAATGCAAATTGCATTGTAGATGATATAAGATCAATTGTAAATGGAGATTATGATGAAATATGTGATGATTTTTAA
- a CDS encoding AAA family ATPase, with protein sequence MIFTRLELKNFKSHAKTKLDFNPGISLIIGENGAGKSTIFEGISFALFKVYSTKTISDLARSNKNIGDKVEMMVKLSFISNGIEYRVERGVTLNKSSSKSTSNLFKITNAKDEIIASGNKEVDNEIEIILSMDFSTFLNAIHIRQGEIADLIDKTPATRKKLIGKLLKLEELEKAYDNLPRIIEDYKTRKAILEDRIQAESELNFELKKAKQEDFNLSEKNNALKEDFEGLKGEIEEKNREKEELDKEKSEFESLKLKFIHENDNKNSLNKSKEEYFNKYNEILRNEGEMNLLKSSSDKLPIYKAFKESLLKLDKLKEDEKNNKEKITEIEGYKSTISDEKENHEKYISLESEINTFNNKKLELSSELKHINELESERKDLIRDIDQYNKDLNDFFNNSRDVLSKFELDDKIDSIKTNDDLNKLDAIVENLRTNLKGEIDKTDNDLEILKKESISLKQEIKSLDEPLSDIKKVENKCPVCQSDISKDKKNELIDIYQTTISNDTNRIDEINEIFDKLNKEKALKDADLAKLDSIKTKIYQNKHIVVDLDKFNKTLERLNTKINELQDKKEELDNLDKIIESKNAEFIKLESNNKKYLDAHTLLKSAPDESKIKDDLYSISGNIKLEDDKLKEFISLDSQLSLDISEEDLDESINKLTEKDNKYHILLGSIKGKAEYEEKLKIKKEEIESKEKEIKEIKNAIDTSTYNEERYKNMNILLDRLNNRFNSLSQEIAVNTNNLKTYKAKIKEIEEIIEINRKNKEEYDAVKEYCSLLEDLRTFYSKDGIQKDLRSQSKPLIQKYTREFFEKFNFNYSDLILDDEYNISIYGPEGEANINMVSGGEKIAIALALRLAITQAMSKGNIETILLDEPTIHLDSFRRQELINVLRSMSVIPQMLIVTHDSELENAADTLIRVKKEDGISKVELNS encoded by the coding sequence ATGATATTTACAAGATTAGAACTAAAAAATTTTAAATCACATGCTAAGACTAAATTAGATTTTAATCCAGGTATCAGCTTAATCATTGGAGAAAATGGAGCTGGAAAATCAACAATATTTGAAGGAATTTCATTTGCATTATTTAAAGTATACAGCACCAAAACCATCTCTGATTTAGCTAGATCTAATAAAAATATTGGTGATAAGGTAGAAATGATGGTTAAACTGTCATTTATTTCAAATGGTATTGAATATAGAGTAGAAAGAGGAGTAACATTAAACAAATCATCTTCTAAATCTACATCAAACCTGTTTAAAATTACTAATGCTAAAGATGAAATAATTGCCTCTGGGAATAAAGAGGTTGATAATGAAATAGAAATCATATTAAGTATGGATTTTTCAACATTTTTAAATGCTATTCATATAAGGCAAGGGGAAATAGCTGATTTAATCGATAAAACACCAGCAACTCGTAAAAAATTGATTGGTAAATTATTAAAACTTGAAGAATTAGAAAAAGCTTATGATAATCTTCCAAGAATCATTGAAGATTATAAAACTAGAAAAGCTATTTTAGAAGATAGAATTCAAGCAGAATCAGAACTTAATTTTGAGCTTAAAAAAGCTAAACAAGAAGATTTCAATTTAAGTGAAAAAAATAATGCTCTAAAAGAAGACTTTGAAGGTCTTAAGGGAGAAATTGAAGAAAAAAATAGAGAAAAAGAAGAATTAGACAAAGAAAAATCAGAGTTTGAATCTCTTAAATTGAAGTTTATTCATGAAAATGATAATAAAAATAGCTTAAATAAGTCTAAAGAAGAATATTTCAATAAATATAATGAGATTTTAAGAAATGAAGGTGAAATGAATCTTTTAAAATCATCTTCAGATAAACTTCCAATTTATAAGGCCTTTAAAGAATCTCTTTTAAAATTGGATAAATTAAAAGAGGATGAAAAAAATAATAAGGAAAAAATCACAGAAATTGAAGGATATAAATCTACTATCTCAGATGAAAAAGAGAATCATGAAAAATACATCAGTTTAGAAAGTGAAATAAATACTTTTAATAATAAAAAGCTAGAATTATCTTCTGAGCTAAAGCATATTAATGAATTGGAATCTGAGAGAAAAGATCTCATTAGAGATATTGACCAATATAATAAAGATTTAAATGATTTCTTTAATAATTCTAGAGATGTTTTATCTAAATTTGAATTAGATGATAAAATTGATTCAATTAAAACTAATGATGATTTAAATAAATTAGATGCAATTGTAGAGAATCTTAGAACTAATCTTAAAGGGGAGATAGATAAAACAGATAATGATTTAGAAATTTTAAAGAAGGAATCGATTAGTTTAAAACAAGAGATTAAATCTTTAGATGAACCATTATCTGATATTAAAAAGGTTGAAAATAAATGTCCTGTTTGTCAATCTGATATTAGTAAAGATAAGAAAAATGAATTAATAGACATCTACCAAACTACAATATCTAATGATACCAATAGGATTGATGAAATTAATGAAATTTTTGATAAATTAAATAAAGAGAAAGCATTAAAGGATGCTGATTTAGCTAAGCTAGATTCAATTAAAACTAAGATATATCAAAACAAACATATTGTTGTAGACCTTGATAAATTTAATAAAACTTTAGAAAGGTTAAATACTAAAATCAATGAACTTCAAGATAAAAAAGAAGAACTTGATAACTTAGATAAAATTATTGAATCTAAGAATGCTGAATTTATAAAGCTTGAATCCAATAATAAGAAGTATTTGGATGCTCATACTCTTCTTAAATCAGCTCCTGATGAATCTAAAATTAAAGATGACTTATATAGCATTTCAGGTAATATTAAACTTGAAGATGATAAACTTAAAGAATTTATTAGTTTAGACTCTCAGCTGTCATTAGACATCAGTGAAGAAGATTTAGATGAATCTATTAATAAATTAACTGAAAAAGATAATAAATATCATATTTTATTAGGCTCAATCAAAGGTAAAGCCGAATATGAAGAAAAATTAAAAATCAAAAAAGAAGAGATTGAATCTAAAGAAAAAGAAATAAAAGAGATTAAAAATGCAATAGACACTTCAACTTATAATGAAGAAAGATATAAAAATATGAATATTTTATTGGATAGGTTAAATAATAGATTTAATTCACTTTCACAGGAAATAGCAGTTAATACAAACAATTTAAAAACCTATAAAGCTAAAATTAAGGAAATCGAAGAGATCATTGAAATAAATAGAAAAAATAAAGAAGAATATGATGCTGTTAAAGAATATTGTTCATTACTTGAAGATTTAAGAACTTTCTATAGTAAAGACGGTATTCAAAAAGACTTAAGAAGCCAGTCCAAACCTTTAATTCAAAAGTATACAAGGGAATTCTTTGAAAAATTCAATTTCAACTATTCTGACTTGATTTTAGATGATGAGTATAATATTTCTATTTATGGACCTGAAGGGGAAGCTAATATAAATATGGTAAGTGGTGGTGAGAAGATAGCTATCGCTCTTGCATTAAGATTAGCTATTACACAAGCTATGTCAAAGGGTAATATTGAAACTATTCTTTTAGATGAACCTACAATTCATTTAGATAGTTTTCGTAGACAAGAGTTAATAAATGTTTTACGTAGTATGTCTGTTATACCTCAAATGTTAATAGTTACTCATGATAGTGAATTGGAAAATGCTGCAGATACTCTTATTAGAGTTAAAAAAGAGGATGGCATTTCTAAAGTTGAGTTAAATAGTTAA
- a CDS encoding metallophosphoesterase family protein, whose product MRFAHLSDSHLGYRQFGLLERENDFYDVFARNIDKIIEKDVDFIIHSGDLFENVRPSTEALLAFQKALLRLKEEKISIYAIAGNHDSVLRKGALPPQVLFKDLGLKLISPDNPAYVEGAVLICGIPYVASSQKRALISAYNNLSKLADKYLKSILVSHQGIDKWMYKDSHEVELAEMPKNFDYYAMGHIHNYIEEDFGKGKLVYPGSMEIWKTSESNDNFREHGKGFVVVDLSHDRPELERVKIKMPREFYQEVIDYNKFSQRIHLLKEKIQSLDKQAMLDLTVVGGDFNSADVYELIQEAIGEDVLNLRPNFKPDKVLEEERIIDENKILDPRALLQKKLNERYGRDEINKLSIDLLDNLSVGRVDDAKIISNRFYSEHYYNGENLSNNLNYSEDYYNGENLSNNLNYSEDYYNGENLSNNLNDSTKEYKLNIEDKSSEKDSNNDKLKNKEISLDDFQ is encoded by the coding sequence ATGCGTTTTGCACATTTATCTGACAGTCATTTAGGATATAGGCAATTTGGACTATTAGAACGTGAAAATGATTTTTATGATGTATTTGCTCGTAATATAGATAAAATAATAGAAAAAGATGTGGATTTTATTATTCATAGTGGAGATTTATTTGAAAATGTTAGACCTTCAACAGAGGCATTGCTTGCATTTCAAAAGGCTTTACTTAGATTAAAAGAAGAAAAAATATCAATTTATGCAATTGCAGGAAATCATGACTCTGTTTTAAGAAAAGGAGCTTTACCTCCACAAGTTTTATTTAAAGATTTAGGCCTTAAATTAATTAGTCCAGATAATCCTGCTTATGTAGAAGGTGCAGTTTTAATCTGTGGAATTCCATATGTAGCTAGTTCACAAAAAAGGGCATTAATAAGTGCATATAATAACTTATCAAAACTTGCAGATAAATACCTAAAATCTATATTAGTATCACATCAGGGCATTGATAAATGGATGTATAAAGATAGCCATGAAGTTGAATTAGCTGAAATGCCTAAGAACTTTGATTATTATGCAATGGGCCATATACATAATTATATTGAAGAAGACTTTGGTAAGGGTAAATTGGTTTATCCAGGTTCTATGGAAATATGGAAAACAAGTGAATCTAATGACAATTTTAGAGAACATGGTAAGGGATTTGTTGTAGTTGATTTAAGTCATGATAGGCCAGAACTTGAAAGAGTTAAAATCAAAATGCCAAGAGAATTCTATCAAGAAGTGATTGATTATAATAAATTTAGCCAAAGGATTCATTTACTTAAAGAAAAAATTCAATCTTTAGACAAGCAAGCAATGCTTGACTTGACAGTTGTTGGTGGAGATTTTAATAGTGCTGATGTTTATGAGCTAATTCAAGAAGCAATTGGAGAAGATGTTTTAAATCTAAGGCCAAATTTTAAACCTGATAAAGTGCTAGAAGAGGAAAGAATTATAGATGAAAATAAAATATTAGATCCAAGAGCATTATTGCAAAAAAAGCTTAATGAAAGATATGGTAGAGATGAGATAAATAAATTATCAATAGATTTATTAGATAATTTATCTGTTGGAAGAGTAGATGATGCAAAGATAATTTCTAATAGATTTTATAGTGAACATTACTATAATGGGGAGAATTTATCTAATAATTTAAATTATAGTGAAGATTACTATAATGGGGAGAATTTATCTAATAATTTAAATTATAGTGAAGATTACTATAATGGGGAGAATTTATCTAATAATTTAAATGATTCTACTAAAGAATATAAACTTAATATTGAAGATAAATCTAGTGAAAAAGATTCTAATAATGATAAATTAAAGAATAAAGAAATTAGTCTTGATGACTTTCAGTAG
- a CDS encoding helicase HerA-like domain-containing protein, whose protein sequence is MIGRCIGETSLIEVSFISKEMPQVGEYVTLEYDGKIIFGMIESMVRGSVSLNNEIYDPDTIAKIREIEGDDYYIKGSITILGDVNDNLKLPRTPAPPGTPIYPASSEILEKIFHVENSLKLGHLINNDDVEVGVDINKMVSRHLAILAMTGAGKSNTVSVIIDGLLEYNGCILIFDMHSEYVDAEFRNGNVNVIKPMINPKYMEFAEIKKLANIPSNAPLQERYFRRAFNKARNLVQEGTASTADFIELLYLILDDWYSDEEYDKNNKKNIMDVINKIEDLNVKYDRLLNINIGDFLTQIKPGMANVLDLGQVDENTAEVLVAHVLRRSLRSRKQYVRHNDKEALSFPVFFVVEESHILAPQSRNPDSKYWITRIAREGRKFGLGLCLVSQSPKSVDGETLSQANNMVILRLVEPKDQKHVQTASENLSEDLVKQLPSLNIGEALVLGLMTKVPTLVKINEFEGRQRGGDLNIIEQWNSHKEDEKKSLQMELNQFKDLGGGY, encoded by the coding sequence ATGATTGGAAGATGTATAGGAGAAACATCTCTTATTGAAGTAAGCTTTATTTCAAAAGAAATGCCACAGGTCGGTGAATATGTAACACTTGAATATGATGGTAAAATCATATTTGGTATGATTGAATCAATGGTTCGTGGAAGTGTTTCATTAAATAATGAAATATACGATCCAGATACTATTGCAAAGATACGGGAAATTGAAGGTGATGATTACTACATCAAAGGAAGCATAACAATTCTCGGAGATGTAAATGATAATTTAAAATTACCACGTACTCCAGCTCCACCTGGAACACCGATTTATCCAGCTTCATCTGAGATACTTGAGAAAATATTCCATGTTGAAAACTCTTTAAAACTCGGACATCTTATAAATAATGATGATGTTGAGGTGGGAGTGGACATTAATAAAATGGTTTCAAGGCACTTAGCAATTCTTGCAATGACTGGTGCAGGTAAATCAAATACGGTTTCTGTAATTATAGATGGATTATTAGAATATAATGGATGTATACTTATTTTTGATATGCATTCAGAATATGTAGATGCAGAATTTAGAAATGGTAATGTAAATGTCATAAAACCAATGATAAACCCTAAATATATGGAATTTGCTGAAATTAAAAAATTGGCAAATATTCCTTCAAATGCTCCATTACAAGAGAGATATTTTAGAAGAGCATTTAATAAAGCAAGAAACTTAGTTCAAGAAGGAACTGCCAGTACAGCTGATTTTATTGAATTATTATACTTAATTTTAGATGATTGGTATAGCGATGAGGAATATGATAAGAATAATAAAAAGAACATCATGGATGTAATCAATAAAATTGAGGATTTAAATGTCAAATATGATAGATTATTAAATATTAATATAGGTGATTTTTTAACTCAAATAAAACCTGGAATGGCAAATGTTTTAGATTTAGGGCAAGTGGATGAAAATACTGCTGAAGTATTGGTGGCTCATGTACTTAGAAGATCTTTAAGAAGCAGAAAACAATATGTTAGACATAATGATAAAGAGGCATTATCATTCCCAGTATTCTTTGTTGTTGAAGAATCACATATTTTAGCTCCTCAAAGTAGAAATCCCGATTCTAAATATTGGATTACACGTATAGCAAGGGAAGGGCGTAAATTTGGTTTAGGTCTTTGTTTAGTAAGTCAATCTCCTAAGTCAGTTGATGGTGAAACATTATCTCAAGCTAACAATATGGTTATTCTTAGATTAGTAGAACCAAAAGACCAAAAACACGTTCAAACTGCAAGTGAAAACCTTAGTGAAGATTTAGTAAAACAATTGCCGTCATTAAATATTGGTGAGGCTTTAGTTTTAGGACTTATGACAAAGGTTCCTACACTTGTTAAAATTAATGAATTTGAAGGAAGGCAACGTGGTGGAGACTTAAATATTATTGAACAATGGAACTCCCATAAAGAAGATGAAAAGAAATCTTTACAAATGGAATTAAATCAATTTAAAGATTTAGGTGGAGGATATTAG
- a CDS encoding DNA double-strand break repair nuclease NurA: protein MLNSLYEEAIRKKGLIDEPLEEYVEAKIDIESKWHEEEISSPDSNLILAAGDGSYNKKKYLSFNFYALSAESLIYNPKDIDSKLKTIESVELDIIPHQSFIEDRLRNMMSIFEIKTAIKTFNDYKVDYYMDDGSILGDLIRPIPVEKAISQEYKEDIISKVKEKLEREIQSNELNLSSYKFKNEFKELFEDENIDEYALISFLESLENLIALKYLLENRKKIIAISKTSSSNEIFHANIPDMAILDRFTKKQGYSEYYRRKVTYKTKHDFPIENEFFRELSFTIFFARLEDNKNIIKIELPYHAEEEDIKEVLRVIKSNSTEGYPFLLKKAHKDVVISNQNMNSLSKIIGFLDKSGREILD from the coding sequence ATGTTAAATTCATTGTATGAAGAGGCTATTAGAAAAAAAGGTTTAATAGATGAGCCTTTAGAAGAGTATGTTGAAGCTAAAATAGATATTGAATCTAAATGGCATGAAGAAGAAATAAGCTCTCCTGATTCAAATCTTATTTTAGCAGCTGGAGATGGAAGTTATAATAAAAAGAAATATTTAAGTTTTAATTTCTATGCTCTATCTGCAGAGTCTCTAATTTATAATCCTAAAGATATAGATTCAAAACTTAAAACAATTGAATCTGTAGAATTAGACATTATACCTCATCAATCATTTATAGAAGATAGGCTTCGTAATATGATGAGTATTTTTGAGATAAAAACAGCTATAAAAACATTTAATGATTATAAAGTCGATTATTATATGGATGATGGATCTATTTTAGGGGATTTAATACGTCCAATCCCTGTTGAAAAGGCTATTTCTCAAGAGTATAAAGAAGATATAATATCTAAAGTTAAGGAAAAATTAGAAAGGGAAATACAATCAAATGAATTAAACTTATCTTCATACAAATTTAAGAATGAGTTTAAAGAGCTGTTTGAAGATGAAAACATAGATGAATATGCTTTAATTAGCTTTTTAGAAAGTTTAGAAAATTTGATAGCTTTAAAATATCTTTTAGAAAATAGAAAAAAGATCATTGCAATTTCTAAAACATCATCAAGTAATGAAATATTCCATGCAAATATTCCTGATATGGCTATTTTAGATAGATTTACAAAAAAACAAGGTTATTCTGAATATTATCGCAGAAAAGTAACCTATAAAACAAAACATGATTTTCCTATTGAAAATGAATTCTTTAGGGAGCTTTCCTTTACAATATTCTTTGCAAGGCTTGAAGATAATAAAAACATTATTAAAATTGAATTGCCTTATCATGCTGAAGAAGAAGATATAAAAGAAGTTCTTAGGGTTATTAAATCAAATTCAACTGAAGGTTACCCATTTTTACTTAAAAAAGCACATAAAGATGTTGTTATTTCAAATCAGAATATGAATAGCTTATCTAAGATTATTGGATTTTTAGATAAATCTGGGCGTGAAATTTTAGATTGA